A genomic segment from Bryobacteraceae bacterium encodes:
- a CDS encoding peptidylprolyl isomerase, with protein MKAAVALFVLAGLVFAQAPQRRSQKKNPAGRGASVSLPLAGGSNAPAADAEAKPEKPVVTANQVVGAMDGKPITAGEVEAMLHGAPEIALQSARTDPRNFLIWQKTMEDLAGEAVKKQLDQKTPYKDRVDWTRDQVLMMGAIEKQKKDSAPGEAEAKAWYEDNAMSFGAARVRIIYVAKFEGKDDEAKAKLERVLARLKAGEDFAKVAREESDDDMTAPKGGEFGPIEPTSAIHADFRKIIFKTKPGAYTEPFEQVAGYYIFQMVGLDLKPFEEAKDDIVAKLAEAKAGEWMAEQRRKAEVKIVNPAFFEVLRGKSLGQQPAGADSDDEIKPETVLATLGGKDLTARDFTGLMMAVPPQIRNNATQQALPFLQQIALMRSLRDMAEAAGVDKQQPYAGRIRYNRNEILTQAAVDDYNNNIVVGPDAPKEFYDANIDRFKFAKVRVLYVSYSLTPPPQTDPNAKKILNEEEARLRAEEILKDIRDGADFAATVKDYSDDERTRERGGELPLLIATAPDVPDAIKQPVFAAKSGDVVGPVKLQNGFYIIKVEESGVRPFAEVKDSIYEELRAKVFQTWFDGMRGKHQVEITDPAAFRQIAGE; from the coding sequence ATGAAAGCGGCTGTTGCTCTGTTCGTTCTCGCCGGGCTTGTGTTTGCCCAGGCTCCCCAACGCAGGTCTCAGAAGAAGAACCCGGCTGGCCGGGGCGCTTCCGTATCGCTGCCTCTGGCCGGCGGATCGAACGCGCCGGCGGCCGATGCGGAGGCGAAACCGGAGAAGCCCGTTGTCACCGCCAATCAGGTGGTGGGCGCGATGGACGGCAAGCCCATTACCGCCGGCGAAGTGGAGGCGATGCTCCACGGCGCGCCGGAGATCGCGCTGCAGTCTGCCCGAACCGACCCCAGGAACTTCCTCATCTGGCAAAAGACTATGGAGGATCTGGCCGGCGAAGCCGTTAAGAAGCAGCTCGACCAGAAGACGCCTTACAAAGATCGCGTCGATTGGACGCGCGACCAGGTGCTCATGATGGGCGCCATCGAAAAGCAGAAAAAGGACTCCGCGCCCGGCGAGGCCGAAGCCAAGGCCTGGTACGAAGACAACGCGATGAGCTTTGGCGCCGCCCGCGTCCGGATCATCTACGTGGCCAAGTTCGAGGGAAAAGACGACGAAGCGAAGGCCAAGCTCGAACGCGTGCTCGCCCGGCTCAAGGCCGGCGAGGATTTCGCCAAGGTGGCCCGCGAGGAGTCCGACGACGACATGACCGCGCCCAAGGGCGGCGAGTTCGGTCCCATTGAGCCCACCAGCGCCATCCACGCCGACTTCCGCAAGATCATCTTTAAGACGAAGCCCGGCGCCTACACGGAGCCTTTTGAGCAGGTCGCCGGCTATTACATCTTCCAGATGGTGGGCCTGGACCTAAAGCCCTTCGAGGAAGCCAAGGACGACATCGTTGCCAAGCTCGCCGAGGCCAAGGCCGGCGAATGGATGGCGGAGCAGCGGCGCAAAGCCGAAGTGAAGATCGTGAACCCGGCGTTCTTCGAAGTGCTGCGCGGCAAGTCACTTGGACAGCAGCCGGCCGGCGCCGACTCGGACGATGAGATCAAGCCGGAGACCGTCCTCGCCACGCTCGGCGGCAAGGATCTCACGGCCAGGGACTTCACCGGCCTGATGATGGCCGTGCCGCCGCAGATCCGGAACAACGCCACGCAGCAGGCGCTGCCGTTTCTGCAGCAGATCGCCCTCATGCGCAGCCTGCGCGACATGGCCGAAGCCGCCGGAGTCGACAAGCAGCAGCCCTACGCCGGACGCATCCGCTACAACCGCAACGAGATCCTGACGCAAGCCGCCGTCGACGACTACAACAACAACATCGTCGTCGGGCCCGACGCACCCAAAGAGTTCTACGACGCCAATATCGACCGGTTCAAGTTCGCAAAGGTCCGCGTGCTCTACGTGTCCTACAGCCTTACCCCGCCACCGCAGACCGACCCCAACGCGAAGAAAATCCTCAACGAGGAGGAAGCGCGCCTGCGCGCCGAAGAGATCCTCAAGGATATTCGCGATGGGGCCGACTTCGCGGCAACCGTCAAGGACTACTCCGACGACGAACGCACCCGCGAGCGCGGCGGAGAACTGCCGCTGCTCATCGCAACGGCCCCGGATGTTCCCGACGCGATCAAGCAACCCGTGTTCGCCGCCAAATCGGGCGACGTCGTGGGGCCGGTGAAGCTCCAGAACGGGTTCTACATCATCAAAGTGGAAGAGTCCGGCGTGCGGCCGTTCGCGGAAGTGAAGGACTCGATCTACGAAGAGCTCCGCGCCAAGGTCTTCCAGACCTGGTTCGACGGCATGCGCGGTAAACACCAGGTGGAGATCACGGATCCCGCCGCCTTCCGCCAAATCGCCGGAGAGTAA
- a CDS encoding TonB-dependent receptor translates to MTLFRLAGAIALIGTSFLAGRLQAQVLKGQILGTISDQTGAVVPGVSVKITDTRTNFQREGETNDAGNYFFVNLDPGEYRVEAEKAGFNKSLRSGVELLPNTTARVNFELAPGAVTQTVDVSAEAAPLLQTDRADTGGKIEQKQLQEMPLLYNRNYQGLLLLVPGVGRPFRPHSEFYNSHDSLSVRVNGQGRQFNNFQIEGIENKIDNGNLTALAPPAEAIQTVDVSTSNFDPEFGNAGGAVTNVTLRSGSNSYHGSLFQFHRNENIQARNTFGVTKAPTVYNQFGGTFGGRIIRDRLFFFGDYQGSRDHLGQVNRGNLPGSAFRNGNLSGASVTIYDPATGDASGRGRTAFAGNLIPASRISPIARRILGFVPDPNLNAPEGQVNFSQNSVRVKTLDQADSKVDWVVGDNDRVAVRYSIQKAVVTDPGLFGPGGIYGGFRNGGFAGSGPARTQSAGITYSKVLNPTFVWESRIGVVRNRNDAINSDRGINRSEEIGIKGANLDEWTSGLSEIRINGYSSPIVGFSPSLPWARSVTSFGIVNNFSKTFTTHIVRFGVDLRRERNDLLQTQTYNPRGRFEYQPGQTGDAADTRRNFANSFASFLLDAPNLAGRDLPFVFPARREFTYNFYFQDKWQVNSKLTLDMGLRFERERGSRPRFAGGFSNYNPANNTLELAGLGAVPINIAQSNNNFGPRFGISYRLNDETVIRTGYGISYYPRRAAQFNFPILQNNAFPAPNTFSASAVTMGTGFPAFAPFVIPSNGIISPAPLTNAFTITPRTLASPYVQSWNLAFQRALPWKLALDLAYVGNIGVNNQTSYNMNASMTPGSGNNGRPLFQAFRRATDTTIPLGTNTWYNGFQVKLDRRVGDGLFLTTAYTWSKGLNFADDDGGISTPINPAWSKGRMSDNRTHVFTQSYMWSLPFGRGKKWASSGPAMWIAGGWQLQGLLSMMTGSWFSPSVSGVVNAPGNADRPNFIAPVRYLGGAGPGQKFFDPSSFATPAQNTLGNAGRNIIHGPGVVNLDAALHRDFTLREGMNLSLRIESFNFANTPHYSNPNGNAQSPQFGEINGAEQDQRQFQLSLTLRF, encoded by the coding sequence ATGACACTCTTTCGTTTGGCGGGCGCAATTGCGCTCATCGGCACTTCCTTCCTGGCCGGCCGCCTGCAAGCGCAGGTGCTCAAGGGCCAGATCCTAGGCACTATCTCGGACCAGACCGGCGCGGTGGTACCGGGCGTATCGGTGAAGATCACCGATACCCGGACGAACTTCCAGCGTGAAGGCGAGACCAACGACGCCGGGAACTACTTCTTCGTGAACCTCGACCCGGGCGAATACCGGGTGGAGGCCGAAAAGGCGGGTTTCAACAAATCACTGCGATCCGGCGTGGAACTCTTGCCGAACACAACCGCACGCGTGAACTTTGAGCTGGCGCCGGGCGCCGTGACGCAGACGGTGGACGTGAGCGCCGAGGCGGCGCCGCTGCTGCAGACCGACCGCGCCGACACGGGCGGCAAGATCGAGCAGAAGCAGTTGCAGGAGATGCCGCTGCTCTACAACCGGAACTACCAGGGGCTGCTACTGCTGGTGCCGGGTGTGGGACGGCCTTTTCGTCCGCATTCGGAGTTTTACAATTCGCACGACTCGCTTTCGGTGCGCGTGAACGGGCAGGGTCGCCAGTTCAATAATTTCCAGATCGAGGGGATCGAGAACAAGATCGACAACGGCAACCTGACGGCGCTGGCGCCTCCGGCCGAGGCGATCCAGACGGTGGACGTTTCGACTTCGAACTTCGACCCTGAGTTCGGCAACGCCGGCGGTGCGGTGACAAACGTCACGCTTCGCAGCGGTAGCAACAGCTACCACGGGAGTCTGTTCCAATTCCACCGCAACGAGAACATTCAGGCGCGGAACACCTTCGGCGTGACGAAGGCGCCGACCGTCTACAACCAGTTCGGCGGCACCTTCGGCGGCCGGATCATTCGGGACAGGCTGTTCTTCTTCGGTGACTACCAAGGCAGCCGGGACCACCTCGGTCAGGTGAATCGGGGGAACCTGCCGGGCTCGGCGTTCCGGAACGGCAATCTCAGCGGAGCGTCGGTGACGATTTACGATCCGGCCACTGGCGACGCTTCCGGCCGCGGCCGTACGGCGTTCGCGGGGAACCTGATTCCGGCGAGCCGGATCAGCCCGATCGCCCGGCGGATTCTGGGTTTCGTGCCCGATCCGAACCTGAACGCGCCCGAGGGGCAGGTGAACTTTTCTCAGAACAGCGTCCGCGTGAAGACGCTTGACCAAGCGGATTCCAAGGTGGATTGGGTGGTGGGCGACAACGATCGGGTCGCGGTGCGATACAGCATTCAGAAGGCGGTGGTGACGGATCCGGGCCTGTTCGGGCCGGGCGGCATCTACGGCGGTTTTCGAAACGGCGGGTTCGCCGGAAGCGGCCCGGCGCGAACGCAGAGCGCCGGCATCACGTATTCGAAGGTGCTGAACCCGACGTTCGTCTGGGAGTCCCGGATCGGGGTGGTGCGTAACCGGAACGACGCTATCAACTCCGACCGCGGCATCAACCGCAGCGAGGAGATCGGCATCAAGGGAGCGAACCTCGACGAGTGGACGAGCGGCCTTTCCGAAATCCGCATCAACGGCTATTCGTCGCCGATCGTCGGGTTTTCGCCGAGTCTGCCCTGGGCGCGCAGCGTGACGAGCTTTGGCATCGTGAACAACTTCTCGAAGACGTTCACGACGCATATCGTGCGGTTCGGCGTGGACCTGCGGCGGGAACGCAACGACCTGCTGCAAACGCAGACCTACAATCCGCGCGGACGCTTCGAGTATCAGCCGGGGCAAACCGGCGACGCGGCCGACACGCGTCGCAATTTCGCCAACTCCTTCGCGTCGTTCCTGCTCGACGCGCCCAACCTTGCCGGACGTGATCTGCCGTTCGTGTTTCCGGCGCGCCGCGAGTTCACCTATAACTTCTACTTCCAGGACAAGTGGCAAGTGAACTCGAAGCTTACGCTCGATATGGGGCTGCGGTTCGAGCGGGAGCGCGGAAGCCGTCCGCGTTTCGCCGGCGGGTTCTCGAACTACAACCCGGCGAACAACACGCTGGAGCTGGCCGGGCTTGGCGCGGTGCCGATCAACATCGCGCAGTCGAACAACAATTTCGGTCCGCGGTTTGGGATTTCGTACCGCCTGAACGATGAGACGGTGATCCGCACGGGCTACGGGATCAGCTACTACCCGCGCCGCGCGGCGCAGTTCAACTTCCCCATCCTGCAGAACAACGCGTTCCCGGCGCCGAACACCTTTTCTGCTTCAGCGGTGACGATGGGGACGGGTTTCCCGGCGTTTGCGCCGTTCGTGATTCCCTCCAACGGCATAATCAGTCCGGCGCCGTTGACAAACGCCTTCACGATTACGCCGCGGACGCTCGCCAGCCCATACGTGCAGAGCTGGAACCTGGCCTTCCAGCGGGCGCTGCCGTGGAAGCTGGCGCTCGATTTGGCGTACGTCGGCAATATCGGGGTCAACAACCAGACGTCGTACAACATGAACGCGTCGATGACGCCGGGCTCCGGCAACAATGGCCGCCCGCTGTTCCAGGCGTTCCGGCGCGCCACCGACACGACGATTCCACTGGGTACGAACACCTGGTACAACGGATTCCAGGTGAAGCTCGACCGCCGTGTGGGCGACGGGTTGTTCCTGACGACGGCGTATACGTGGAGCAAGGGGCTGAATTTCGCCGACGACGATGGCGGGATTTCGACGCCGATCAATCCGGCGTGGAGCAAGGGACGGATGAGCGACAACCGCACGCACGTGTTCACGCAGAGCTACATGTGGAGCCTGCCGTTCGGACGGGGGAAGAAGTGGGCGTCGAGCGGACCGGCGATGTGGATCGCGGGCGGCTGGCAGTTGCAGGGGCTGCTGAGCATGATGACGGGATCGTGGTTCTCGCCGTCGGTTTCCGGTGTCGTGAACGCTCCGGGCAACGCGGACCGGCCGAACTTCATCGCGCCGGTGCGGTACTTGGGCGGGGCGGGCCCGGGGCAGAAGTTTTTCGACCCGTCCTCGTTCGCGACACCGGCGCAGAACACACTGGGGAACGCGGGCCGAAACATCATCCACGGGCCGGGCGTGGTGAACCTGGACGCGGCGCTGCACCGGGACTTTACGCTCCGGGAAGGGATGAACCTGTCGCTGCGGATCGAGAGCTTCAACTTCGCCAACACGCCGCACTACAGCAATCCGAATGGGAACGCGCAGTCGCCGCAGTTTGGGGAGATTAACGGGGCGGAACAGGATCAGCGCCAGTTCCAGTTGAGCCTGACGCTGCGGTTTTGA